In Lolium rigidum isolate FL_2022 chromosome 3, APGP_CSIRO_Lrig_0.1, whole genome shotgun sequence, the genomic window tccgagaatatttcgttactaggatttcgaaaccaaaaacagcagaaaacgagaaccggcacttcggcatcttgtcaataggttagttccagaaaatgcacgaatatgacataaagtgtgcataaaacatgtagatatcatcaataatgtggcatggaacacaagaaattatcgatacgtcggagacgtatcagggatatGGTGGTTTGTGGAATAAAGTTGCTATAGGTTCATGTCATGGTTTAGCTGCTCCAACCTACTTCACGACGCTAATGGTTATTATGACTCCTTGTTTCATGATTTTTTTTCCAGCGGTTCAACAACATTTCTCCTCTGCCATCCAAGGTGCTTGGTCCTTGGTCCTTAGCCACGACGCGTATAACTATCGTAGGTGCTCACTTCTCGACGTGGATGGCTCTTGGGGCTCTTCTAAACATGTGTAGCCTGTGCATGCCCGACATTCTGAAGGTTCACCAGGCGATCATGTAGAAACACTCAACTATcttcaaagtttttttttttgttttatcgaGATCTTTGTTTTTGAAACTCCGAGCAAATGCTCACGCAACCCATGTGTCACACAAcggtaaaattgacaaagccatgTAAAAAACAATGACAAAATCACCACATAAATCTCATTATCGACAAAATGTCACATCCAACTCAAGGATAATCCGTTCAATAGGACCCAGAGAGGCAAACCAGAGATCTTTGTTGGTCGTGCCTTTGTCGACTGTTTCGACATTTtgtactttgtttttttttttttttttttttttttgacaatacaTTTTGTACTTTGTTTTATGGAACAGTGAAGCTAGACTCACTCACATGAGTATTCTGACCGTTAATCTCACATGTAACAGGTTTATCTCGAGCGTCGATTTCCAATCTACCGGCTCGGCCTTCACTCTGCACTTGCAGAGCGAAAGCTTATCCCCCTCGGCCGCGGCCTATCCACCCCGCACGCCACAGAAGCAGGTCCGCCCGCAGCCATGGCGCTCTCCGTCTCCTCCCTGGCCTCCGCCTTCTCCCACCTCGCCctcccctccacctccacctccgcgccCCACCCGcccccgctcctccgcctcctcccctccccgcgccgcgcggcccgcctcgtcctcctcgccgcctccgcggcCGACGCCCCCGAGCCGGTCGAGGCGCCTGCTGCCGACGAGGGGCCCGAGGAGGTGCTGGCggtcgaggcggaggaggacgcgctcgtcgggctcgccCTGCGCAAGTACGTCAAGCAGCGCCTCCCGGGGGGCTTCGCCGCGCAGCGGATCACCGCCACGGGCCGCCGCAAGACAGCGTCCGCCCGCGTCGTGCTCCAGGAGGGCTCCGGGAAGGTCTTCATCAACTTCCGCGACGCCAAGGTTGTTATCTCCTTCCACAATTCGACAAATGCACCTCCTGGCATCGCACTAGCATTAGCTATCTTCTGAATTTTAAAAGGGATTTGAAAATGCTTGTAGTCAGCATGTTTGCCCATTGGTAATGTAGTATTCGGCGTGGTCATGTTTACAAGTAATCAATCATCTGCTGCATATGACGTTTCATGCTTCGAGTTGGAGATAGTACTAGTTGGTCAGGTGTTGATTGGTTTACAAATGTCTGTATACTCAATAAATCCATCAACATAAAGGACAGTGGAGTTAGTTCACAGCTGTTAGGTTAATCAATTCGTCCTTGTGTATTTTGGTTTGCGTTACGGCAATGCCCGGCCATACAATACTCTTTGGTGGACATTGGCGCCTGGCTGCTCGGCGGTAAGATGTCTTGTAGGAGGAAACTGCTCTTCAGATGCCATATTTGACTGGGATACTTAAGCATGCTCGGTGATTGAAAGACTGAAAGGCCTGGCCAATGTAGGCTTAAGTAGTGAAAGGAGGGGTTTGCATTTCACACAGCTAGGATGGCTATTAACATGCTACTTCTATCCTCATTATGCTTGTTTGGCTTCATTTGCTTCACATTGTTGACATCGCCAACAATGCATCATGCTTTAGATGGCAAGGGGCTCTATGGCCCACAGTTGGGTAACTGAAGTTGAACTTGCTTTCTAGCATGTTAGTGTTTGAGGTTTAGGTTCCATATAGTGAGCTGAGTTGAATTGATGCAATGCTTTTTGATCGTGATACGAACACGAGTTCAGACATTAAATTTCAGGAAAACTCTTCATTCTCAGTGGTGTACATTACATGTAACTATTTGTGCGCGTAATCTGTATGGTGCTAACTTATAGCAATAGATG contains:
- the LOC124704388 gene encoding 30S ribosomal protein S9, chloroplastic-like, whose translation is MALSVSSLASAFSHLALPSTSTSAPHPPPLLRLLPSPRRAARLVLLAASAADAPEPVEAPAADEGPEEVLAVEAEEDALVGLALRKYVKQRLPGGFAAQRITATGRRKTASARVVLQEGSGKVFINFRDAKEYLQGNPMWMEYCKVPLATLGFENNYDVFVKVQGGGLSGQAQAICLGVARALLKISPANRVPLRSEGLLTRDTRIVERKKAGLRKARKRPQFSKR